The sequence ATGACAGCTTCACGGTCTGGAACTCCGGCGGCCTCACCCTCAACTACACCATCACCGACGATGGGAGTTGGATGGAGGCGATCCCGGCTGCCGGCTCATGCACCACTGAAACCGACACCATCACGATCTGCTACACAGTCGGTGATCTTCTGCCCGGTTCATACTCGGCAACGATTACCATCTCCGACCCCAACTCGACGAACAAGACCGAGACCATTTCCGTGAGCCTGACGGTCGAGGGCATCGTGATTCCCGGCGATTTTGACGGGGACAAGGACGTGGACCAGACCGACTTCGGCCATTTTCAGGCCTGCGTCAGCGGGTCCGGAATTCGGCAGCCCGAAGAGGCTTGCCAAGCGGGCGACCTGGATAAGGACAACGATGTGGACTCGGCGGATGTGGGGTTGTTCATGGGCTGTCTGACCGGCGCCGGCGTCCAAGGTAATCCTGACTGTGTTGGGAGCATTTGATCCGCCTTGAACAGTGTTGTTCCTGTTCTGTGCCACGCTGTTGGGTGGGCCTTATTGCGGTCTCAAGCGAAGTCCTTGCCGGTTGACCTGAAGCTCCGGCTCCGGGATTGTGGTATCCTCGGTGAGGTCCAGGACTTGCGATCAGGTACAGTCTCCGTTGTCTGGCTGCGCCTCGATCGCCCGGCCCAGAAGCGGCATCGGCTGACTGACCTGACTCATGCCCGTCTTCGACGCACGAAACCGTGTCTTCGAGACAGTCGCCCGGACGGTGGGTGATTCGCTTCGGCTGCCGGCGCGGCCTTTCGGGCGCGGGCGTCGAAATTCTGGCAGACGGTAGGGGGCAATACTCCTGAGCCGATGTCAGGGAATTACCGAAAAACATATGGACGTTAGCGGGGCGTTCCCGTAGAATCATATGCAGCCCCGGACCGCATGGCCGGGTAAGCTCATGCAGCGACGTATGGGACCGGAGGTGTTCTCATTGCTTGCCTTGTGGCGAGAGAGGCTCTAAGGAGACCCATCCGATGCGATCTGAGACCAATATCAAGCTTCGCAGGTTGCCGTTCCCGGGTTTTACGCTAATCGAGGTTCTGGTCGTTGTGGCCATCATTGCCCTGCTGGTTGCGATTCTGCTCCCATCGCTTGCGCGGGCCAGGGCTCACGCGAGATACGCTGCCTGCCTGAGCAACGTGAAGCAGTTTGGTCTGGCAGGCCAGATGTTTGCGGGCCGGAACAATGGACAGCTTCCCCGCGGCGGCGACCCCGATGGAAGCGATCATTGGACGCTTATGGTGGCGCGGGAAATGGGTCTTATCAAGCGGATTCTTGACAAAACCACCTGCAATCAATTGAGGGTCGATCAGCTTGAGATCTTTCACGATCCCGACCGGACGGCCAAAGGTTCAGCCCCGTGGCTCGGATACATCGGCAACGCCTTCAACCCTGACCAGATTCTCGGATGGCCACAAATGGAGATGGGTGCAGGAATCAGAATCGACAGCTACAGACGTCCGTCAGAGGTCATCTATATTGCCTGCGCGGAATCGGAGAACATGCTGGACCCGTCGAAATCGGCAAACTGGAGCAACAACCCGCACGTGGTTCGTCGGAATTGGCAGAGCCAGTTGCAGAACCTGACGAGCCCGAACCCGAGCGTTGTCGACGGCGCGATTGGCTGGTTGGCCGCCAATGGCGGCGGGATCGACGCCATGGATGCCTGGGCGGGTTGTCATTTGCCGCAGGGCAGAATCTTGAACAACGACGCGAACGGCGACGAGCCGAACCAAAAGTTCCGTCGGGTGGCGAGGAAACTGCACCTCAATCGCTTTACCAACGGCGTGTTTCTCGACGGGCATGCGCAGGGCGCGCAGCATGAGCGGCGGGGCGATCTGGAGAACTACAAGACCTGGCTCAAGCGGTTCGGGGTGAAGGCGGAGACATTCCTCAAGCCCGGCAACGACCCCGCGGCTGTCAATGAGATACCGCCCTAAGGCGGACCGTCTTTTTGCGGACCGCAACCCGAGCGCAACCGCGATCCACAGAATGCGCGCAAGCCGCACAGATCTTTGGCCGCAAGGTTCTGGTGCTACAAGCAAATTGGTTTGGATGCAGCGAACCGTCAAGGGGCCTTGCGGGTCCGGAGGGCGGCGTGTGGGCGGTACCGATGTCTCCGGCATGAAGGTTTCGTGCAAGAGGCGGAACGGTCTGCGCCATGGGCGCCGCCAGTGAGCGCAGGCATTTGCTCTTGTTGCCGTGTGTCACGGGTTTGAGTACGCAACCCGCTCGGGTCTGGCCGTGTCGCCGGTCATTTGCCAAGGCAGTCGGAACACGCGATCGCCGGCCTGGTTGCAGAAGTAGAGCCGTGACTCGGATGGCTCGCGGCCGTGGCCATCAGCCCAGAAGGCGTAGAAATCCGGGTGCGGGTCAACCGGCCGTCGGACGTAGGTGTGGTTCAGCTCGCTGTTGCGAGTGACGTCACGGATCTTGGTCCACGACTGCCCCTGATCTTTGCTGATCCAGATGGCGACCTCGCCACCGGGATTATATCGCTGTGGCCCAGGCTCGGTCGGGCCGATGATTCGCCAGACCCCGTCGGGCTCGATATACAGGCTTCCCGTATCATAGTTGTTGTCGGAGTTGGTCACGCGGCTGAAGACCCACTCGCTGCCGGTCCACCGGGCGATGTTCCAGGTCCGCGGGTCGTTGCGGGGTCCGGGTTCGTAACCACGACTGGTGACGAACAGGATCACCGGCCTGCGCTGGGCATCGTAGTCGATGTCCTTCACATAGACCAGCAGATCCTCAGCTTCGTACTCGCGGACCATCGCCGGGTTCTGAGGTGCCTTCAGCGGCAGATCGAGCCTGTCGCCTTTGGCGTTGGTCCAGGTGCGCCCGAAATCACGGGTCTCAGCGAAGTACAGGTTCGTTCGCCAGTTCAGTCCGCGTTTCTTGGGATCGCCGTGGAAAGCCTTCGGATGATAGTTGAAGCCGAGGCCGACCACGCCTTTTCCCGGCCGGCTGACCTGGTAGTGGCCCTGGTCATAGAATGCCAACAGTTGTGGTTCAGTCCACGTGATGCCATCGCGGCTGGTACTCCAGTGCGACGCACGGCCGCCCTTGTACAGCGTGTGAATGAACAGGAAGCCCTCGCCGGGCCAGTACCAGGGCTGCGTATATGAGAAGTTGCCCTTGTAGATCACGGTGAATGAATCCGTTGCGTAGGGCTTGTCGCTCTTGAAGATGTACGACGGCCGCGATGTCCCGTGTGAACTGCAGAACACGAAGATGTAGCCTTTGTCGTCCATGGAGATGACCGGGTTATCGTGAGCGTCATCGGTGCCCTTGTTCATCAGGATCGTCGGTCGCGGGACGGTGCCGGTCGCGTGGTCGTAGTATGAGACCATTTCGAGCAGTTCCCTCTTATCCTTGACCGTTCCACCATAGCAGAAGAACGTCTTGTCGGCCTTGGCCGAGTAGATCGCAAACGGCGAGTGTTTGGCGCAGTAGGTGCCCAGTCCGCCGGAGTATTTGTAGACGTATTCATCATTGGTTGCCTGGTTGCTGTACCAGATGCCGCGATAGCCGTCGTCGGGGCCGATGGATTTGAGCGGGTCCTGTGCCGGGCGAGCCGGGGCCGTTGATTGTCCCCGCGCATCCCGGGCTGTTGCACAGAAAGCCAGGAGCCCGGTCATCAGCAAACAAGTGGGAAGCGTTCGACAAGCAAAGCGAGCATGTCTCGGTTCAACTGACATGTGGTGGTCTCCTCTGGAGCATGCAGATGGCAATGCGTACCAACGATGATGACATGCTAAGGATCTGGTCGTCCCCTGCAAGGTTTGGGAGCTGCTCGGCCCGGAATCTTTTCCGAACCGCCTCTCCTGAAAGACTGCTCGGCCCGGAATCCGCCTACTGCTCGGCCCGGAATCCGTTCCGGGCCGGTTCGCCTGGCCGAATCCATTCCGCATCTGGTGAGAATGAGGATAGGAATCCTCCGCGCGGAAGGCCCCAGAAGGGATTCTGGGGCCAGCGAAATCCTCCGCGCGGAAGGCCCCAGAAGGGATTCTGGGGCCAGCGAACCCAGAGATGATTCTGGGGCCAGCGAACCCGGAGAGGATTCTGGGGCCAGCGAACCCGGAGAGGATTCTGGGGCCAGCGAACCCAGAGATGATTCTGGGGTCAGCGAAAATGAATCTGCGGCCAGCGAAGATGATTCTGGGGCCGGCGACCCCAGAAATGATTCCGGGGCCGGCGATTGCGACCGGACGGGTCCCATTCTCAATTCTGCATTCGCCGTTCTTCATTCCCCGGCGTAGTCGCATGCAACGCCGGGGTTGGGGTATCAAGTCTGTGGAGCCGCTCGGCCACCTGCCCGAGCCGGATCGCTGCTGCTTCGAACGGTCGGAACATCGCGCCGCCGACTTCTTCGAGCAGATGCCGGTCGATCGCTTCGGCCAGCATCTCGGTGCCGGATCGGGCGTCGAGGTGTTCGGCTCGTCCCCGTCCGCCTTCCCGCAACAGGCCGCGTGCCCTGTAGACATCCTGCACGCTGCGGGCGTAGATCGCCGCCAGGCAGGCGACGTAGATTCCCACAACCACGACGAAGCCTTTCAGCAGTTGTGTCGCCCCGAGTGCCCAGACCAGCCGGTACAGGCCGTGCGCCCAGCCCATGATTCGTGTCCCGGCGGCGGCCATCTCCAGCAGACCCTCGGCCACCGGCTGAACGAACGGGAACCAGAACAGCACGCACCACACGAACAACCGTTTCGCCCAACTCGGCCGGTAGCCGATGGTCAATCGATTGATGATGCTCTCATCATCTTTGAGGGGCAACTCGGCCAGCTCCTGCTCGACTCGCGCCGCAAGCTCGGCCGTGTCGGGGAATCGCTCGCGGAGCTGGAATTGCCGCACAATCGGCGAATGCTCGGTTCGCAGCCGCTCGCCGAGAGCCTCGAGGCGGTCAGCCAGACCGCGGCTTCGGAATCGGAACAGTTCCTCGGCGGGAACGGCGGTCTGCGGGGCCGCCGTCCCCGGCCCAGCAAGCGTTCTGCCCACTCGGCGGATTACCCAGCGACTCAGCCAGTACGCGACTCGCAGCAGCGGCCAGCGGCCCGCGCGGACGTCCATGACCTCGTCGGCCAGCTCGATGTCCGAGCGGCGGGTACGCCACAGGGCAGTTGCGACCCCTCGGCAGTAGTCGGCGCCGAATGCATCGTTGAGCATGGCCTGCCGATGCTCGCCGGCGGTCGCTCGTTGCAGTTGTTCGAGCCAATGGTCGATCTCATAGGCCTGCCGGATCCGTTGCGTGTTACGGCGGATCTGCTCGCGCAGGTTACGTTCTTTGACCTCGGCAGCCTCGTCCGCGCCGAGCGGTCCGAGCACGTTCCGGCGCAGCCGCTTCACTTCGTTTTCCAGGAACCGGCCGATCGCGGTCACTACGGGACGGTCGCCGCCGTAACGATGCCAGCCGGGGTCGTCCCAGATCACTCCCACGCGTTCGAGAAAGGCCGACGACTCGGCGAACTTGACGGCGAGGAGAAAGACGCGGTCGGGGTTCATTTCGTGCCCGGCCTCGGCCAGCATTCGCAGTGCCCACTGTCTTTGCCGATTACAGAACATTTCGGCCTGGCGCTCGATGCCGGCGGCGTCGGACGGGCGGGTCCAGTCTTCCTCATCGGCCAGCAGTTCGTCGCACTTGTTCAGCACGAAGTACACGTTCGTATCGTCCTTGACCACGTCCTGAGCGAATGCAACCCAGGCCCGATCGGCGATCTTGCGAGGCGTTGCGACCCAGATGACGCGGTCGAGATGCGGAACCACCGCCTTGACGATCGCCTCGTGCCGCATGAAGTCGCTGTCGAAGTCGGGCAGGTCGACGAGGACGATGTTACGGATGCCGTCGGCGGAATGGGTGGACACCTGCAGATCGAGTCCGCCGTCGACGCGGCCGAGTCGCATGCGGGCGGGGGGCACCATGTCGTGATGAACGTACACGATGGGGCGCGAAGTGCCTGCTCCGACCTCATCGCGGTCGATGGAGATTTCTTTTTGAGCGAGCGTGTTGACCAGCGTTGACTTGCCGACGTCCTTGCCGCCCAGCAGTCCGCAGATGACCAGGGGGTCACGGCGTGACTCATCTGCTCCGCCCGCCAGCTTGATCGGTTCCCGCCCGAAGAGGGCCGCAAGCTCGGCGTTGATCCGGTCCAGCTCGAAGGCGGCGCCGGCCAGATGGTCGCCGTCTTTCGGTATGTCGGGTGCTCCGTTCATGCTGATCGATCCTCTTGTCGGCTCAGAATCCGCAGTGCCTGCCCGAGCGGGTCATTCGGGGGCAAGGTGAACGCCCGGGCTTGCTGGCTGAGGTAGTCTGCGGCGGCCCGGCCATGCTCCTCGATGAGACGCCGCATGCTCTCGGCGGCCTCGCGTACGCGGCGGAACTCGGTGCTGGCCAGGAGCTTCTCGCGAATGATCTCGGTGAGGCGGGCGAGCGGTCGTGCCGAGATCGCCCCGAATGCTCCTGCCGCTCCCAGCTTGAGCAGGCCGGCCTTAAGGGCCCCGGCCGCGATGACCGGCGTCAGCGCCGCGACCGGACCGGGTACGGCGATCAGGATGGCCGCCCCTGCCAGGATGGTCATTCCCAGCGAGCCGATGAGCTTGGGCGAAATGCCCTCGCATTCGTGTTGGACCTTGGCGTTCCATTCATCCATCGCGACGGCCAACCTTGCCACGG comes from Phycisphaerae bacterium and encodes:
- a CDS encoding type II secretion system protein — its product is MRSETNIKLRRLPFPGFTLIEVLVVVAIIALLVAILLPSLARARAHARYAACLSNVKQFGLAGQMFAGRNNGQLPRGGDPDGSDHWTLMVAREMGLIKRILDKTTCNQLRVDQLEIFHDPDRTAKGSAPWLGYIGNAFNPDQILGWPQMEMGAGIRIDSYRRPSEVIYIACAESENMLDPSKSANWSNNPHVVRRNWQSQLQNLTSPNPSVVDGAIGWLAANGGGIDAMDAWAGCHLPQGRILNNDANGDEPNQKFRRVARKLHLNRFTNGVFLDGHAQGAQHERRGDLENYKTWLKRFGVKAETFLKPGNDPAAVNEIPP
- a CDS encoding BNR-4 repeat-containing protein encodes the protein MSVEPRHARFACRTLPTCLLMTGLLAFCATARDARGQSTAPARPAQDPLKSIGPDDGYRGIWYSNQATNDEYVYKYSGGLGTYCAKHSPFAIYSAKADKTFFCYGGTVKDKRELLEMVSYYDHATGTVPRPTILMNKGTDDAHDNPVISMDDKGYIFVFCSSHGTSRPSYIFKSDKPYATDSFTVIYKGNFSYTQPWYWPGEGFLFIHTLYKGGRASHWSTSRDGITWTEPQLLAFYDQGHYQVSRPGKGVVGLGFNYHPKAFHGDPKKRGLNWRTNLYFAETRDFGRTWTNAKGDRLDLPLKAPQNPAMVREYEAEDLLVYVKDIDYDAQRRPVILFVTSRGYEPGPRNDPRTWNIARWTGSEWVFSRVTNSDNNYDTGSLYIEPDGVWRIIGPTEPGPQRYNPGGEVAIWISKDQGQSWTKIRDVTRNSELNHTYVRRPVDPHPDFYAFWADGHGREPSESRLYFCNQAGDRVFRLPWQMTGDTARPERVAYSNP
- a CDS encoding GTPase domain-containing protein — translated: MNGAPDIPKDGDHLAGAAFELDRINAELAALFGREPIKLAGGADESRRDPLVICGLLGGKDVGKSTLVNTLAQKEISIDRDEVGAGTSRPIVYVHHDMVPPARMRLGRVDGGLDLQVSTHSADGIRNIVLVDLPDFDSDFMRHEAIVKAVVPHLDRVIWVATPRKIADRAWVAFAQDVVKDDTNVYFVLNKCDELLADEEDWTRPSDAAGIERQAEMFCNRQRQWALRMLAEAGHEMNPDRVFLLAVKFAESSAFLERVGVIWDDPGWHRYGGDRPVVTAIGRFLENEVKRLRRNVLGPLGADEAAEVKERNLREQIRRNTQRIRQAYEIDHWLEQLQRATAGEHRQAMLNDAFGADYCRGVATALWRTRRSDIELADEVMDVRAGRWPLLRVAYWLSRWVIRRVGRTLAGPGTAAPQTAVPAEELFRFRSRGLADRLEALGERLRTEHSPIVRQFQLRERFPDTAELAARVEQELAELPLKDDESIINRLTIGYRPSWAKRLFVWCVLFWFPFVQPVAEGLLEMAAAGTRIMGWAHGLYRLVWALGATQLLKGFVVVVGIYVACLAAIYARSVQDVYRARGLLREGGRGRAEHLDARSGTEMLAEAIDRHLLEEVGGAMFRPFEAAAIRLGQVAERLHRLDTPTPALHATTPGNEERRMQN